From a region of the Streptomyces venezuelae genome:
- a CDS encoding non-ribosomal peptide synthetase codes for MREHTVKSSRKSEFLPLAPLQQGFLFHADFVEQGLDLHVLQLVADLDGPLDEDRMRAAVGGLLEDHAGLRACFRTRRNGEPVQVVPHVVDVPWETVDLAALAGDEQAAELARTTEADRVRPFRLDRPPLLRCTLVRLGGHRFRLLLTVHHIVLDGWSMPIMLDDLFTRYATGQAASGSLPAPHYRDYLAWLGRQDRDAARDAWRSALAGVEEPTHVALPDPSGTPSLPRAVSTALGPAETARLTEWARSRELTLGTVVQGCWGMLVGHLTGRTDVVFGMVDSGRPAELPGVEAMVGMFANTLPARVLLDSSRTVAELLTGFQDRQSELLPHRHLGLAEVQELGGVGGLFDTAVMFQNYPRTDAAAFTALTGLVLRRSEIRNATEFPLSLVALPGTELELTVQYRPDLFGAVEADLLVRRLAGLLARVPAAADLPLGRLELIEPEERELVLRTYNRTASPAPAGLLPELIALRAAAEPGRVAVECGDESLTAAALEDRADRLARLLISRGTRTGRLVALALPRSADLVVAALAVLKTGAAYLAVDPGHPADRVGLMLDDAAPAVLLSTADTAQALRWTGATVLLDDADTAAELLRQPAGPVSDTERGGRLSPDLPAYVIYTSGSTGRPKGVVVPHGAFVNLVDDMARRMAVTGQDRLLAVTTFGFDIAMLELFVPLLAGAGLVLADRATVQDPAALAAAITAGGATVVQATPSHWQALVATAPECLAGLRLLTGGEALGEPLAAALVEAAATVLNVYGPTETTIWSTASVLDGTRPGAPSIGRPIANTQVYVLDQALRPVSRGVVGELYIAGTGLAHGYLGRPSLTAERFVADPYGPGGTRMYRTGDLVRWGSDGQLDYVGRVDHQVKVRGYRIELGEIETVLTELPEVARAVVAAREVGAGDTRLVAYLVPEADTGGSAPVLDGAAVRERIRGALPEYMVPSVFVLLDTFPLTPSGKVDRKALPAPELERTVGREADGPAEDILRGLFADVLGLPEVGVDDDFFALGGHSLLATRLVSRVRGALGAELSVRALFECPTPAALAARLVTTPSARTPLRAGPRPGFLPLSHMQRRMWFLNRLAPEAGGYHIPLAVRLRGALDRDALRAALGDVSERHEVLRTVFPAIGEEPGQVVREAEEARQALDAVPVPGGEPELAALLDAEADRPFDLTRDLPLRARLFSLGERDHVLLLVVHHIAFDGWSVPVLAADVARAYRARTAGDVPDQAGLPVQYADFSLWQERVLGSGDDPDSLLSRQLAYWTEALRGIPEELALPSDHPRPPIASYAGDVVPFTVPAGLHEGIVKLARASGVSPFMVVQAALAATLGKLGAGTDIPLGSPIAGRTDEALHDLAGFFVNTLVLRTDTSGDPTFQQLLHRVREADLGAFQHQDLPFERLVDALSPVRSLSRQPLFQVMLAFQNTARPEFDLPGLESEFVESGSTAAKFDLVFEFTEGGPGEGLAGRLEFATDLYRRTTAQLLATSFLRLLEAAVTTPAAPLSRLDVLDARERSLLLDDWSTGSRTAVESDDTMPGLFEGWAARRAGHPAFVSEEVTLGYRELDERANRLARELVDRGAGPGRFVALVLPRSPELVVCVLAVLKSGAAYLPVDPAYPVDRITHMLTDSGAHLLVTSAAVLASGALPPEGAGGARRLVLDDPDTRTLIAGRSAAGLGDAERVRPLTSRDPAYLIYTSGSTGLPKGVLVSHGTATALAADHRERFGVGPDTRALQFATFSFDAAVWELCVSLLVGGTLVQVPDDQRAGLPLAEFITRHRVTIALLPPVVMDAFPEETRLPEGLVMTVGGAAMTPELVERWAPVTRLHNLYGPTENTVVTTASDRITGGRPPIGRPIAGHRAYVLDGNLAPVPAGVVGELYVGGTGLAIGYVNRPGVSAERFVADPYGPAGSRMYRTGDLVRWRGDGNLDYLGRSDQQVKVRGFRIELGEIESVLLEHPRIAQAVVVAREDRPGVQTLVAYLVTVPGTTAEDGDVRGLLAQRLPDYMVPSALVTLPELPVTVNGKIDREALPAPGLRAAAGRAAVTETEKTLVRAFADVLGLDAVGADDDFFSLGGNSIGTVQVVARAAKNGLELTVAEVFTRRTAAALAALVDGRTAVAGHLNRQLRAGALGEDPRDAFAPVLAIRPTGSLPPLFCVHGGLGTSLPYLGLAGYVDERRPIIGLQAPQVSGAEPEPSVGAQAESYLRRIREVQPEGPYHLLGWSFGGLLAHELAVRLRADGDEVAFLANLDAFPYDRALDGPLPDRGELLGRFLEYLGEEQAQAAGEARDPAAVAGILRRHGGAFGSLTEQDVERLVTVMRHHVELAERFEPGRFDGDMTLFVATSGRSAADVESAAGRWDGHVAGTVRVHELPYAHEYLMHPEPQAEVGAIVDAELRRTDRPTRGNAPMSTLVKSPPVEAGPGPDPDPDPAPVPAPAPRAAVTKGHPLTETFALAGRRLRHLRRTPGRLVGIVLNPLVMLLAVGYLFKEAIVAPQGGDYQEYLMAGIAVQVALAGIGPTAISIAMDLRAGLMDRFRSLPISRAAVLVAHALGDLLVGLGVLAVITLVGLGIGWRPHGDPLSVAAGFAVAGGFIFLMVWVGITLGMMVRNIESIDSIGALILVVCTFLSNAVFPAASMPGWLRPVVEWNPISAVADSCRHLWGNPTAQSTSFPGEHPHLVVAMWFAVLLVGTVWASLSRFRRAAV; via the coding sequence AGGGCTGCTGGGGCATGCTCGTCGGCCACCTGACCGGCCGTACCGACGTGGTGTTCGGCATGGTGGACTCCGGGCGCCCGGCCGAACTGCCCGGCGTGGAGGCGATGGTCGGCATGTTCGCCAACACCCTGCCCGCCCGGGTCCTCCTGGACTCCTCGCGCACCGTGGCCGAGTTGCTCACCGGCTTCCAGGACCGGCAGAGCGAGCTGCTCCCCCACCGCCACCTCGGCCTTGCCGAAGTACAGGAACTCGGCGGAGTGGGCGGCCTGTTCGACACCGCCGTGATGTTCCAGAACTACCCCAGGACCGACGCCGCCGCCTTCACCGCCCTGACCGGCCTGGTACTGCGCCGCTCCGAGATCCGCAACGCGACCGAGTTCCCGCTGAGCCTGGTCGCGCTGCCCGGGACCGAACTGGAGCTGACGGTCCAGTACCGTCCGGACCTCTTCGGAGCCGTGGAGGCCGACCTGCTGGTGCGCCGTCTCGCCGGCCTGCTCGCCCGGGTGCCGGCCGCAGCGGACCTGCCGCTCGGCCGGCTCGAACTGATCGAGCCGGAGGAACGGGAGCTGGTCCTGCGGACCTACAACCGGACCGCCTCGCCCGCACCGGCCGGGCTGCTCCCGGAGCTGATCGCCCTGCGCGCCGCGGCGGAGCCCGGCCGGGTCGCCGTGGAGTGCGGGGACGAGTCCCTGACGGCCGCCGCCCTGGAGGACCGCGCCGACCGCCTCGCGCGTCTGCTGATCAGCCGCGGCACCCGGACCGGCCGCCTGGTGGCGCTCGCGCTGCCGCGCTCCGCCGACCTGGTGGTCGCCGCGCTGGCCGTGCTCAAGACCGGCGCGGCCTACCTGGCCGTCGATCCCGGTCATCCCGCCGACCGCGTCGGCCTCATGCTCGACGACGCGGCACCCGCCGTGCTGCTGAGCACCGCGGACACGGCGCAGGCCCTGCGGTGGACGGGTGCCACCGTCCTGCTCGACGACGCGGACACCGCGGCGGAGCTGCTCCGGCAGCCCGCCGGGCCGGTCTCCGACACCGAACGCGGCGGACGCCTGAGCCCGGACCTCCCGGCGTACGTGATCTACACCTCCGGTTCGACGGGCCGCCCCAAGGGGGTCGTCGTCCCGCACGGCGCCTTCGTCAACCTCGTCGACGACATGGCCCGCCGCATGGCCGTCACCGGGCAGGACCGCCTCCTCGCCGTGACGACCTTCGGGTTCGACATCGCCATGCTGGAGCTGTTCGTACCGCTGCTCGCCGGCGCCGGCCTCGTCCTCGCGGACCGGGCCACCGTCCAGGACCCGGCGGCTCTCGCGGCCGCCATCACCGCGGGCGGCGCCACCGTCGTACAGGCCACGCCGAGCCACTGGCAGGCCCTCGTCGCCACGGCCCCCGAATGCCTCGCGGGCCTTCGCCTGCTGACCGGCGGGGAGGCGCTCGGCGAGCCGCTGGCCGCCGCGCTCGTGGAGGCCGCCGCCACCGTCCTCAACGTGTACGGCCCCACCGAGACCACCATCTGGTCCACCGCCTCCGTCCTCGACGGCACCCGCCCGGGTGCCCCGTCCATCGGCCGGCCCATCGCGAACACCCAGGTGTACGTCCTGGACCAGGCCCTGCGGCCGGTCTCCCGCGGGGTCGTCGGCGAGCTGTACATCGCCGGCACCGGCCTGGCCCACGGCTACCTGGGCCGCCCCTCGCTGACGGCCGAGCGGTTCGTCGCCGACCCCTACGGACCCGGCGGAACCCGGATGTACCGTACGGGCGACCTGGTCCGCTGGGGCTCCGACGGGCAGCTCGACTACGTCGGCCGGGTCGACCACCAGGTGAAGGTACGCGGCTACCGCATCGAGCTCGGCGAGATCGAGACCGTGCTGACCGAACTGCCCGAGGTCGCACGGGCCGTGGTCGCCGCCCGCGAGGTCGGCGCCGGCGACACCCGGCTCGTCGCCTACCTGGTACCGGAGGCGGACACCGGCGGGAGCGCGCCGGTCCTGGACGGCGCGGCCGTCCGGGAGCGGATCAGGGGCGCCCTGCCCGAGTACATGGTCCCCTCGGTGTTCGTGCTGCTCGACACCTTCCCGCTGACCCCCAGCGGCAAGGTCGACCGCAAGGCGCTGCCCGCGCCCGAGCTGGAGCGGACCGTCGGCCGGGAGGCCGACGGCCCTGCCGAGGACATCCTGCGCGGGCTGTTCGCCGATGTCCTCGGACTGCCCGAAGTGGGCGTGGACGACGACTTCTTCGCCCTCGGCGGACACTCCCTGCTGGCCACCCGGCTGGTGAGCCGGGTGCGCGGGGCCCTCGGCGCCGAACTGTCGGTGCGGGCCCTGTTCGAGTGCCCGACCCCGGCGGCGCTCGCGGCCCGTCTGGTCACCACGCCGTCCGCCCGCACCCCGCTGCGTGCCGGTCCCCGGCCCGGATTCCTGCCGCTGTCGCACATGCAGCGCCGTATGTGGTTCCTCAACCGGCTGGCGCCCGAGGCCGGCGGCTACCACATCCCCCTCGCGGTCCGGCTGCGCGGCGCTCTCGACCGCGACGCCCTGCGGGCCGCCCTGGGCGACGTGAGCGAGCGCCACGAGGTGCTGCGGACCGTCTTCCCGGCCATCGGCGAGGAGCCGGGCCAGGTCGTACGGGAGGCGGAGGAGGCCCGGCAGGCCCTGGACGCCGTCCCGGTACCGGGCGGTGAGCCGGAACTGGCAGCGCTTCTCGACGCGGAGGCCGACCGGCCCTTCGACCTGACCCGCGACCTGCCGCTGCGCGCCCGGCTCTTCTCGCTCGGCGAGCGCGACCACGTGCTGCTGCTGGTCGTGCACCACATCGCCTTCGACGGCTGGTCCGTCCCGGTGCTGGCCGCGGACGTCGCCCGCGCCTACCGCGCCCGGACCGCGGGCGACGTCCCGGACCAGGCCGGACTGCCGGTGCAGTACGCCGACTTCTCCCTCTGGCAGGAGCGGGTGCTGGGCTCCGGGGACGACCCCGACAGCCTGCTCAGCCGACAGCTGGCCTACTGGACCGAGGCCCTGCGCGGCATTCCGGAGGAGCTGGCCCTGCCGAGCGACCACCCGCGGCCGCCGATCGCGAGCTACGCCGGTGACGTCGTACCGTTCACCGTCCCCGCCGGGCTCCACGAGGGGATCGTCAAGCTGGCCCGCGCGTCGGGCGTCAGCCCCTTCATGGTCGTCCAGGCCGCCCTCGCCGCCACCCTCGGCAAGCTGGGGGCCGGCACCGACATCCCGCTCGGTTCGCCCATCGCGGGCCGCACCGACGAGGCCCTGCACGACCTGGCCGGCTTCTTCGTCAACACCCTCGTCCTGCGCACCGACACCAGCGGTGACCCCACCTTCCAGCAGCTGCTGCACCGGGTCCGGGAGGCCGACCTGGGTGCGTTCCAGCACCAGGACCTGCCGTTCGAGCGGCTGGTGGACGCGCTGAGCCCGGTCCGGTCGCTGTCACGGCAGCCCCTGTTCCAGGTGATGCTGGCCTTCCAGAACACCGCCCGTCCGGAGTTCGACCTCCCCGGCCTGGAGTCCGAGTTCGTCGAATCCGGTTCCACGGCGGCCAAGTTCGACCTCGTCTTCGAGTTCACCGAGGGCGGCCCCGGCGAAGGCCTGGCGGGGCGCCTGGAGTTCGCGACGGACCTGTACCGGCGCACCACCGCGCAGCTGCTCGCCACCTCCTTCCTGCGTCTGCTCGAAGCGGCCGTCACCACCCCCGCCGCGCCGCTCAGCCGCCTGGACGTGCTCGACGCACGGGAGCGGAGCCTGCTGCTGGACGACTGGAGCACGGGCTCCCGTACCGCCGTGGAGTCCGACGACACCATGCCCGGCCTCTTCGAGGGCTGGGCCGCCCGCCGGGCCGGGCATCCCGCGTTCGTCTCGGAGGAGGTCACGCTCGGCTACCGGGAGCTGGACGAGCGGGCCAACAGGCTCGCCCGCGAACTCGTGGACCGCGGGGCGGGTCCGGGGCGTTTCGTGGCCCTGGTGCTGCCCCGGTCGCCCGAGCTGGTGGTCTGCGTACTGGCGGTGCTCAAGTCCGGTGCCGCGTACCTGCCCGTCGACCCGGCCTACCCCGTCGACCGCATCACCCACATGCTGACCGACTCCGGGGCGCACCTGCTGGTCACCTCGGCCGCGGTGCTCGCTTCCGGAGCCCTGCCGCCGGAGGGCGCCGGCGGGGCGCGGCGCCTCGTCCTGGACGACCCGGACACCCGGACGCTGATCGCGGGCCGCTCCGCGGCCGGGCTCGGCGACGCCGAGCGCGTCCGCCCGCTGACCTCGCGGGATCCCGCCTACCTCATCTACACGTCCGGTTCCACGGGCCTGCCCAAGGGCGTGCTGGTCTCCCACGGCACCGCGACGGCGCTCGCGGCCGACCACCGGGAGCGGTTCGGGGTGGGGCCCGACACCCGGGCCCTGCAGTTCGCGACCTTCAGCTTCGACGCGGCCGTGTGGGAGCTGTGCGTCTCCCTGCTCGTCGGCGGCACCCTGGTACAGGTCCCGGACGACCAGAGGGCCGGCCTGCCGCTGGCCGAGTTCATCACCCGGCACCGGGTCACCATCGCCCTGTTGCCGCCCGTGGTGATGGACGCCTTCCCCGAGGAGACGCGCCTGCCCGAAGGGCTGGTGATGACGGTCGGCGGAGCGGCGATGACCCCGGAGCTCGTCGAGCGCTGGGCGCCCGTGACCCGGCTGCACAACCTCTACGGCCCGACCGAGAACACCGTGGTCACCACCGCGAGCGACCGGATCACCGGCGGCCGCCCGCCGATCGGCCGGCCCATCGCCGGCCACCGCGCCTACGTCCTCGACGGGAACCTGGCCCCCGTGCCGGCCGGCGTCGTCGGTGAGCTGTACGTGGGCGGCACGGGTCTGGCCATCGGCTACGTGAACCGGCCCGGCGTGAGCGCCGAGCGGTTCGTCGCCGATCCGTACGGACCGGCCGGCTCCCGGATGTACCGGACCGGCGACCTCGTGCGCTGGCGCGGCGACGGCAACCTCGACTACCTCGGCCGCTCGGACCAGCAGGTCAAGGTCCGCGGCTTCCGCATCGAGCTCGGCGAGATCGAGAGCGTCCTGCTGGAACACCCGCGGATCGCGCAGGCCGTGGTCGTCGCCCGGGAGGACCGGCCGGGCGTGCAGACCCTCGTCGCCTATCTGGTGACCGTCCCCGGCACCACCGCCGAGGACGGCGACGTACGCGGCCTGCTCGCCCAGCGGCTGCCCGACTACATGGTGCCGTCCGCGCTGGTCACGCTGCCCGAACTGCCGGTGACCGTGAACGGCAAGATCGACCGGGAGGCGCTGCCCGCGCCCGGCCTCCGCGCGGCGGCCGGCCGTGCGGCCGTCACCGAGACCGAGAAGACCCTGGTGCGGGCGTTCGCCGACGTACTCGGGCTCGACGCGGTCGGCGCGGACGACGACTTCTTCTCCCTCGGCGGCAACAGCATCGGCACCGTCCAGGTGGTGGCCCGGGCCGCGAAGAACGGGCTGGAGCTCACCGTGGCCGAGGTGTTCACCCGGCGGACGGCCGCCGCGCTCGCCGCCCTCGTCGACGGGCGCACGGCGGTCGCCGGGCACCTGAACCGGCAGCTGCGGGCCGGTGCGCTCGGCGAGGACCCGCGGGACGCGTTCGCGCCCGTGCTCGCGATCCGGCCCACCGGCTCGCTTCCTCCGCTGTTCTGCGTGCACGGCGGTCTGGGCACGAGCCTGCCCTACCTCGGGCTGGCCGGGTACGTCGACGAGCGCAGGCCGATCATCGGGCTCCAGGCGCCCCAGGTGAGCGGGGCCGAGCCGGAGCCGAGCGTCGGGGCGCAGGCCGAGTCGTACCTGCGGCGCATCCGGGAGGTGCAGCCCGAGGGCCCGTACCACCTGCTGGGCTGGTCCTTCGGCGGACTGCTCGCCCACGAACTGGCCGTCCGGCTGAGGGCCGACGGCGACGAGGTCGCCTTCCTCGCCAACCTGGACGCGTTCCCGTACGACCGTGCGCTCGACGGGCCGCTGCCCGACCGCGGCGAGCTGCTCGGCCGGTTCCTGGAGTACCTCGGGGAGGAACAGGCGCAGGCGGCCGGTGAAGCACGGGACCCGGCGGCGGTCGCCGGGATCCTGCGGCGCCACGGCGGCGCATTCGGCTCGCTGACCGAGCAGGACGTCGAACGCCTGGTGACGGTGATGCGCCACCACGTCGAACTCGCCGAGCGCTTCGAACCCGGCCGCTTCGACGGCGACATGACGCTGTTCGTCGCGACCTCCGGACGGTCGGCGGCGGACGTGGAGAGCGCGGCCGGCCGCTGGGACGGACACGTCGCCGGAACCGTACGGGTCCATGAACTCCCCTACGCCCACGAATATCTGATGCATCCGGAACCGCAGGCCGAGGTCGGTGCGATCGTCGACGCGGAGCTGCGGCGGACCGACCGCCCCACCCGAGGGAACGCACCCATGAGCACACTCGTCAAAAGTCCGCCCGTGGAGGCCGGCCCCGGCCCGGACCCGGATCCGGACCCTGCCCCGGTTCCCGCCCCCGCGCCCCGCGCGGCGGTCACGAAGGGCCACCCCCTCACGGAGACGTTCGCGCTGGCGGGCAGGCGGCTGCGCCATCTGCGCCGCACGCCGGGACGGCTCGTCGGGATCGTGCTCAACCCGCTGGTGATGCTGCTGGCGGTGGGCTACCTCTTCAAGGAGGCGATCGTGGCGCCCCAGGGGGGCGACTACCAGGAGTACCTGATGGCGGGCATCGCGGTGCAGGTCGCGCTGGCCGGCATCGGGCCGACCGCGATCAGCATCGCCATGGACCTGCGGGCGGGACTGATGGACCGCTTCCGCTCGCTGCCCATCTCGCGGGCCGCGGTGCTGGTCGCTCATGCGCTGGGCGACCTGCTGGTCGGCCTGGGTGTCCTCGCGGTGATCACGCTGGTCGGACTCGGCATCGGCTGGCGTCCGCACGGCGACCCGCTCTCCGTGGCGGCCGGTTTCGCTGTGGCCGGCGGGTTCATCTTCCTCATGGTCTGGGTCGGCATCACGCTCGGGATGATGGTCAGGAACATCGAGTCCATCGACTCGATCGGCGCCCTGATCCTGGTCGTCTGCACCTTCCTGTCGAACGCGGTCTTCCCGGCCGCGTCCATGCCGGGCTGGCTGCGCCCCGTCGTCGAGTGGAACCCGATCAGCGCGGTGGCCGACTCCTGCCGCCACCTGTGGGGCAACCCCACGGCGCAGAGCACGAGCTTCCCGGGCGAGCACCCGCACCTGGTCGTGGCCATGTGGTTCGCGGTGCTGCTGGTCGGCACGGTGTGGGCGAGCCTGAGCCGCTTCCGCCGGGCTGCCGTGTAA